Proteins from one Hyperolius riggenbachi isolate aHypRig1 chromosome 2, aHypRig1.pri, whole genome shotgun sequence genomic window:
- the LOC137544596 gene encoding olfactory receptor 52E8-like, whose amino-acid sequence MQKNSEEMPELDDSVTPNPTTCVQREDVLTHEKLTMEVLHVNQNISFSHNSFLIFGFPQITESRTLLLIPFLSIYIVILLANSLLTYRIWVEKTLQSLMYKLISILFMANLSCTSTSIPPFLLSLAFGQYWISLPGCLVQMFFIYFTIVFESSVVLLMALDRYVAICRPLHYHSIITTRLLVQLVLLSLLRSVITVSPIVIPISKVNFCGSNIIQGFACENMVVLNLGCGDISKLHIIGLVVRILIFILDGSLIFFSYVAILRTTSKIVKGDSLKKTLHTCSTHIIVAMLIYSCGFASSIVYRMGNLIPMNIQNLTSALYFLFPATMNPFIYGLRMTEIRVCLVKAYGRNKMKGKPVAPIRRYPLVYDFRP is encoded by the exons ATGCAGAAGAATTCAGAGGAAATGCCAGAGCTTGATGACTCAGTGACACCAAACCCCACAACATGTGTGCAAAGAG AAGATGTTCTGACACATGAAAAGCTGACCATGGAAGTCCTCCATGTCAACCAAAACATCAGCTTCTCCCACAACAGTTTTCTTATATTTGGATTCCCTCAAATTACTGAATCTCGTACCCTCCTCCTCATCCCCTTCCTGTCCATTTATATTGTGATACTGTTAGCAAACTCTCTCCTTACCTATCGGATCTGGGTAGAGAAGACCCTTCAGTCTCTGATGTACAAGCTGATCTCCATCCTCTTCATGGCCAACCTCTCTTGTACCAGCACCAGCATTCCACCCTTCCTGTTGAGTTTGGCCTTTGGCCAGTACTGGATTTCTTTGCCTGGTTGCCTTGTGCAGATGTTCTTTATCTACTTTACTATCGTATTCGAGTCTTCTGTAGTTCTCCTGATGGCTTTGGATCGGTATGTGGCCATCTGCAGGCCACTTCACTATCACAGTATCATTACCACCCGTCTTCTTGTGCAGCTGGTTCTCCTTTCATTGCTACGAAGTGTCATCACCGTGAGCCCAATTGTCATACCCATTTCAAAAGTTAATTTCTGTGGCTCAAACATCATCCAGGGCTTTGCCTGTGAAAACATGGTGGTCTTGAACTTAGGCTGTGGAGACATCTCAAAGCTCCACATTATCGGACTTGTGGTCAGGATATTGATTTTCATACTGGATGGAAGCCTTATCTTCTTCTCTTATGTTGCCATTCTCCGTACAACTTCCAAGATTGTGAAAGGAGATTCTCTGAAAAAGACCTTGCACACGTGTAGCACACATATAATCGTGGCCATGCTAATCTACAGCTGTGGCTTCGCATCCTCCATAGTGTATCGCATGGGGAACCTCATTCCTATGAACATCCagaacctcaccagtgcattgtatttcctTTTCCCGGCCACCATGAACCCGTTCATCTATGGCCTGAGAATGACAGAGATAAGGGTGTGCCTGGTGAAGGcgtatggaagaaataaaatgaaAGGAAAGCCGGTAGCTCCAATAAGAA GATATCCTCTCGTCTACGATTTTCGGCCTTAG